A stretch of the Bradyrhizobium arachidis genome encodes the following:
- a CDS encoding DUF3072 domain-containing protein: protein MRLEGKYDARIQLAEQMTRAQVLRLRRLSEEAYQPSQYARDLSFTEAARRIQALEAEIELANSF, encoded by the coding sequence ATGCGCCTGGAAGGTAAATACGACGCTAGAATTCAGCTTGCCGAGCAGATGACGCGGGCCCAGGTGCTGCGGCTGCGACGTCTTTCGGAAGAGGCCTATCAGCCGAGCCAATACGCGCGGGATCTGAGCTTTACAGAGGCCGCGCGACGCATCCAGGCGCTCGAAGCCGAGATCGAACTCGCGAACTCGTTCTGA
- a CDS encoding DUF6496 domain-containing protein yields the protein MARKAKKRRYSRGSGKDVESEMRRYKKGTAKSGRGGRGGKVKSRKQAIAIGLSKARKKGKKVPKKAKKASKKKSSKKSSKKRSR from the coding sequence ATGGCCCGCAAAGCAAAGAAACGCCGCTACTCGCGCGGCTCCGGCAAGGACGTCGAGAGCGAGATGCGCCGCTACAAGAAGGGCACGGCCAAGAGCGGTCGTGGCGGCCGCGGTGGGAAAGTGAAGAGCCGCAAGCAGGCGATCGCGATCGGCCTGTCGAAGGCGCGCAAGAAGGGCAAGAAGGTCCCGAAGAAGGCGAAGAAGGCGTCGAAAAAGAAGAGTTCGAAGAAGAGCTCGAAGAAGCGTTCGCGCTGA
- a CDS encoding Do family serine endopeptidase has translation MNDHVNPVSSNMRSVLRPRRLALLGTVAALGVAMLAAAPGGSLFNAASFTSPALAAEANQAPAGFADLVAKVKPAVISVRVKIDQDNDKRAMFQQNRMDSDEDTPFDQFSREFGFRGPNGMQQFGKGMPQRHRQVTGEGSGFFISADGYAVTNNHVVDHAESVQVTMDDGTVYTAKVVGTDPKTDLALIKVEGKKDFPFVKFADARPRIGDWVVAVGNPFGLGGTVTAGIVSASGRDIGAGPYDDYIQIDAPINKGNSGGPAFDMNGNVIGVNTAIFSPSGGSVGIGFDIPAQTAKLVVAQLKDKGSVTRGWLGVQVQPVNADIADSLGLKEAKGAIVDNPQDGSPAAKAGIEAGDVITAVNGTAIKDSRELARTISTMAPGSSVKLDVWHKGAAKTVTLTLGELPNERQAKNDAKNGKADDKGKADEGQAQPGTPRLGLGLAPAGEVQGAGQKGLVVTQVDPEGPAAQRGIQTGDVILNVGGKAVASVGDVRSELMQAKSAGKRSVLLQVKSADATKFVAVPLG, from the coding sequence ATGAACGATCACGTCAATCCCGTTTCCTCCAACATGCGCAGCGTTCTCAGGCCGCGCCGTCTCGCGCTTCTCGGTACGGTGGCCGCGCTCGGCGTTGCCATGCTTGCTGCGGCACCCGGCGGCAGCTTGTTCAATGCGGCCTCGTTCACCTCGCCCGCGCTGGCCGCGGAAGCGAACCAGGCGCCGGCCGGCTTCGCCGATCTCGTCGCCAAGGTGAAGCCCGCCGTGATCTCGGTGCGCGTCAAGATCGATCAGGACAACGACAAGCGCGCGATGTTCCAGCAGAACCGGATGGATTCGGACGAAGACACGCCGTTCGACCAGTTCTCACGGGAGTTCGGCTTCCGTGGCCCCAACGGCATGCAGCAGTTTGGGAAAGGCATGCCGCAGCGCCATCGCCAGGTCACCGGCGAGGGTTCCGGCTTCTTCATCTCCGCCGACGGCTATGCGGTGACCAACAATCACGTCGTCGACCACGCCGAGTCCGTGCAGGTGACGATGGACGACGGCACGGTCTATACCGCGAAGGTGGTCGGCACCGACCCGAAGACCGATCTCGCGCTGATCAAGGTCGAAGGCAAGAAGGACTTTCCGTTCGTCAAGTTCGCGGACGCACGGCCGCGGATCGGCGACTGGGTGGTTGCAGTCGGCAACCCCTTCGGCCTCGGCGGTACGGTGACGGCGGGGATCGTCTCGGCCAGCGGCCGCGACATCGGCGCCGGCCCCTATGACGACTACATCCAGATCGACGCGCCCATCAACAAGGGCAATTCCGGCGGACCGGCGTTCGACATGAATGGCAACGTGATCGGCGTGAACACCGCGATCTTCTCGCCGTCCGGCGGCTCGGTCGGCATCGGCTTCGACATTCCGGCGCAGACCGCCAAGCTCGTCGTCGCCCAGTTGAAGGACAAGGGCTCGGTGACCCGCGGCTGGCTTGGCGTGCAGGTGCAGCCGGTGAACGCCGACATCGCCGACAGCCTCGGCCTCAAGGAGGCCAAGGGCGCGATCGTCGACAATCCGCAGGATGGCAGCCCCGCGGCGAAGGCCGGTATCGAGGCCGGCGATGTCATCACCGCCGTCAACGGCACCGCGATCAAGGATTCGCGTGAGCTCGCTCGCACCATCAGCACGATGGCGCCGGGAAGCTCGGTGAAGCTCGACGTTTGGCACAAGGGCGCGGCCAAGACCGTGACGCTCACGCTCGGCGAACTGCCGAACGAGCGTCAGGCCAAGAACGATGCCAAGAACGGCAAGGCGGACGACAAGGGCAAGGCGGATGAAGGGCAGGCGCAGCCGGGTACGCCGCGCCTGGGCCTCGGTCTTGCCCCGGCGGGCGAGGTGCAGGGCGCCGGCCAGAAGGGCCTCGTGGTGACCCAGGTCGATCCGGAAGGACCGGCGGCGCAGCGCGGCATCCAGACCGGTGACGTCATCCTCAATGTCGGCGGCAAGGCCGTTGCCAGCGTCGGGGACGTGCGCTCCGAACTGATGCAGGCCAAGTCGGCCGGCAAGCGCAGCGTGCTCTTGCAGGTGAAGAGTGCGGACGCGACCAAGTTCGTCGCGGTGCCGCTCGGCTGA
- a CDS encoding universal stress protein, translating into MIKDILVHIPTERPMRPVIDGSISLAASLNARLDAVSVGYVATSTAYVVEGGAAVAAVFEMERDRAMERAATALSVFESEAKNAGIAYSCHPLGAMPPDAANAVGAMARLYDLSVVLQPDPEHGSFDNDVPREILFQSGGPVLFLPHIYRGSFKTERIGVCWDGSRVAARALRDAMPLLIRAEEIVIIAVNEAESAPGEASADAVAKHLARLGLSSRIVSVSATRADIQPTILSLAADETLDLLVMGGYGHSRLQESFLGGVTRAMLQSMTVPTLMSH; encoded by the coding sequence ATGATCAAAGACATCCTCGTCCATATCCCGACCGAACGGCCGATGCGCCCTGTGATCGACGGCTCGATTTCGCTGGCCGCAAGCCTCAACGCCCGTCTCGACGCCGTATCGGTCGGCTATGTCGCGACCTCGACGGCCTACGTCGTGGAAGGCGGCGCCGCGGTTGCCGCCGTGTTCGAGATGGAGCGCGACCGCGCGATGGAGCGCGCCGCAACGGCGCTTTCGGTCTTTGAGTCCGAAGCGAAGAACGCCGGCATCGCCTATTCCTGCCACCCGCTCGGCGCCATGCCGCCGGACGCGGCGAACGCCGTCGGCGCGATGGCACGGCTCTACGATCTCAGTGTCGTTCTGCAGCCCGATCCGGAGCACGGTTCGTTCGACAACGACGTGCCACGCGAGATCCTGTTCCAGTCGGGCGGCCCCGTGCTGTTCCTGCCCCACATCTATCGTGGGTCCTTCAAGACCGAGCGGATCGGCGTGTGCTGGGACGGTAGCCGTGTCGCCGCGCGCGCCTTGCGCGATGCCATGCCGCTGCTGATACGGGCCGAAGAGATCGTCATCATCGCGGTGAACGAAGCCGAGTCTGCTCCGGGCGAGGCCTCGGCCGACGCTGTTGCAAAACATCTCGCAAGGCTTGGCCTCTCGTCACGGATCGTCAGCGTCTCGGCGACGCGCGCCGATATCCAGCCGACCATCCTGTCACTGGCGGCTGACGAAACCCTCGACCTGCTGGTGATGGGCGGCTACGGCCATTCGCGGCTTCAGGAAAGCTTTCTCGGCGGCGTCACCCGCGCCATGCTGCAATCCATGACGGTGCCGACGCTGATGTCGCATTAG